The genomic window TTAATAGCTGAGCCAGAAACTCAACAGCGTAGTACAGATTAAAAATTCCTGTGAACTTATTATTACGGTCATAAGTACTTATATTGTAATTAAGTTGCAACATAAGATACCGAACCTGACGTGCAGATTCAGGGTGACACACAAGACATCGCCCGTTTATTTAAGGGCGCGAAACATGAGGCATATGGCACACAGGAGGCCGATGAACATGACGAGCGTGAAATACAGGTCGTTGGATTCGGCATCAACGTTGTGGCCTCCCTCGATGAAGAAATGGTTGGTCAGGATCATCACCCAGACAACGATCAACCACAGCCGTAGCCACTTCTTCCGGGCATGTTGATTCGGCTTCTTAGCATCACCCCCTTGCACCTGTTACAAGTGCGCACAAACATATCACAAACAGGCAGAAGGCTTCGTTTCCGGTGCTATCGCCCGGCGACAGAACATGCGCCcgccctcttctctctccccttttctcaCTCTTCCACGCAGGATTTAGCTAATGTGAATCAATATATAGCCTGTTAACTCAGTCTTATTATATATGCTCTTATAGAGTCGGTtctatcttcttctctcttctataAAACCCTCTTTAATGCAACGTTGCATATGCTCTCATGTATACAGAGTATACTTCACCAATGAAATAGTCTGACATAGAGACGTATATACAACTACTGATGCAATCATGCGATGTACTATGTTAATTCCAAAATGGTTAAAATTCAACATACGTGCACGAGTAAGTAACAAAGAGGTGAGATCAGATCGAATTGTAGCGACTAAAATGTACTAAAATAACGCAACAACTAGCTACAGTAACTATTGGTGCTTTTTTTAATGGAAAGCAGcagctactactagctagtagaGCTTTTCAGATGGGCTATATAATGAGCATGTCTATGATGACTAATATGGTTATCCTAAATGAGTACCTATATATAGCAAATCTATGTCAATGAAACTAAATATGGATGTCAAGGTCCAGTAACAGATAATCTCTGATAGTCTGATCTCAGAGCGAGAGCTAGTCATGCGTCATAATTAAACTCATAATACTTCCAAGCTACACTGGATTTTACTAGTAATTAGCAATTAATTGATGTTTCCAACTTTCATTCCACTAAATATAGTTACTACACAGTTCTATCTTTTCTCATGAATGGAGACATATGCAAGGTGCCGATGGTATGAAGTGTCAAAATTAATCAATCTGCCGAACAAAATTAAACTAGCTTTGCACTTCGTGTTTACTTAGCATTTTGTCACACAAATCTATACTTCTATACTACTTAAAATGTTAGTAGTGGTGGTGTCCATTCTGCTACATCACCTCTACCAGTCCATTAACATTTGGGCACCACACTTTATACTATTACACACCCTCTAATGAGTCCTCCCCGTTTCACTGTTGCTTTTCCTAAAATTTGAATCGTACTTGTTTAATAggaaaaatcataaaagtacGGATTAAACATGTGCATGTATGCCGAGCTGAATAGATATGCAAAAGCTAGATCTGcagggtgcacccggctcaggTCGTATTTTAATTTTGTGAAATTGTTGAGCAAAAATTGTAAACTCTTAATTTATGCATGCTAATGCTGATGATGCCAGAATATACATACTAGTATCAAGTATTGTTCATAAACAATACAACCACATAATAACTTGCggagtgcaaaaaaaaaaagcacaactATATAGTTTCAACAAAATACCCGCTCGATCGATCTTTCCTAGAAGAGGAAAATCATCTCTTCACAGGAAAgacaaacaaattaaatcaaGTATTGCACGATTGCTAGCTTATATTTGTTGCATAATTGGCGGCAATAATTGTGCTTTGTAAATCAGTAAACAGGATAACTATATAGGCTTATTAATTTATTAGGCATCTTCAATTATTCATTGCTCCTCGATCGGTGTTTATATGAGTCGATGAACCAGGATTGTTGTGGATCTCATACGAGAAAGACTCGAATCGAATGATGAAGAACTagctataggaaaaaaaagggagaggatCGAGGAAACGAAAAGCCGAGGACGACATAAGTTAGTAAGTAGAGCTATCATGAACATGAGGACATGAGGTTTGTCGTAGGCTTACGAGCAGATCTGCAGGAACCAGGGCCTCGTTTTGGTCTCCAGCCATCGCCTCAGCTTGAGCAGCATCATCCACCATGACGCCGATCGCCTTTTCCAAATCCGCCGCGTCCTTGGCCGTCTCGATCATCTGATATCATCAGAAAAAAGAATTGGATGTTAactcagttaaaaaaaaaaaaagaaggcatacGAGGGAGCAATCGATCGAGCGAGCTAGCTTTCACTTCATGATGAGCTAGCCTCTCATATACAGTACCTTCGATCGATTTGGACGTAGGGTATTTCCTTAGATCTTCTTCGTACTCTCTGATGATCAGTTGATGGATGACAACTGACGAGAAGAAAACGATTTAATAAACTCATAAAAATCAGAGATCAAAGAGAAATTCAGAAAACTAGCAATCGGAAGCTAGCTCTCGAACTAATTTATTTGGGGATCTCGGAGAAagggaaacaaaagaaaatatcttACGTGTGCATATGGATTAGCTCACCTGAATGAACTGAACTGATCCAATTAAGTATCGAACCAGCTAACTATAGCTTACTGATTGGATATTGGATCGATTTTCTGCGGATCTAGCGTAAGAGAAGAGCTTATAGCTTAGATATAGCTATAAGCTAAGGAGGAGAGAAGAACACCATATCAACCCTCATCCGAACCATGCCGcagagaaaggggaggagacgGCCTTGCGCTTTTGCTTTtggggagagggggaaaaaaggagtggagaggagaggagaggaatcaGTTGAAATAACTTTGTCCTTTTTGTTGTTTCTCCCTCTTGAGTCTGGACTGGTGGCAGCACTTATCATATCGGATCGAGATCATCTGCAGTTGCAACGGTGACTGCAACTTTAGTAGTCCTTGTGTGACTGTTAGATCAAAGAAAAACAGCTCAGATTCGACCAGAACATTGTAGCACGCACACTTACTCCTATAGCGCACTGTAGCATGTACTGCATCATTGGTAGCTTGGTTGTGACGTGGCATAACTATCTGTCGTTCATCAGTTTGATCCGACGGTTGCAAATGGATGTGACTGTCTAACTTGCGGTTACTATAATAACTGCACCAGATCTTGATTCATATCATATCATACCACCAACCATCGCGTATTAATTCTTTGGATTAGTAGATGCCATTGCGTGCGCAACGTACGTAATGACCAAGTTATCAATTAGGCACGAACCGATCGATGCGCCATATATGGCACGTACCGTGTATGTGTACTGTATTCAGTACAAAGCTTCGTGGACAAGTCATCGGTGTTTACCTTTGCTGACACGTTCTACTATCTGGCGTGTCTGTTGGGCTTTACATAATACAGGTTTCCAAAGGCCTTCTTTGGACGGACCGCGACGGCCCATCAAATTAGAGGCCTACAAAGGAGGACACTGACATGGGCTATAGTTGTGTACGATAAGAGGGGGGGAAAAGGGTCAATAAAAAGGCCTGTTTCCTTTCAGGCCGCACTAGGCTGAAGCCTCACTAGGCGGGTACTCTCTcggtcaacaaaaaaaaaaaaaagatataataCATCCCAATTAATCTAGATTAAAAAGGAAATTGGACGAGGGAGTACTTGACTAATTTTGTGTGTATGTATGGGAATGCTCACCAAACAGGAATCAAGATCCAGAGGCGGCTCTCTCATCTCATCTTTTGTTTCCCTTCTGACCCAAAATTCTAGCAAATACGCCGTTTTTGCCATCATGCATGTGTCTTCTTCATGTGTTTGAGGGGCTCATATAGCTAGGGAGAAAGCTACTAGAAATCGAGCTGTGTATAGTAGCTGTACGTGTGCACACATATACAAGCGTGAAGCACAGACGCACAGCAAAGCGTAAGCCAAACCTCGCTTTGTTTCCAAACAAGTAGTAGTAATAACAACCTGCTACTAATAAAGCGCAACACACGCTTCCAAAACTTCCAAGCCGTGTAAAACTCATCAACAACACAAAATTAACTGCAAATATGCTTACATGGGTGTGTCGTCGGACGGGGAGAGCGATCGACGCGGTTCCGAtgatccgccgccgcagcggaaGCCATGCAtgcctgcgccggcggcggcggcttggctcaGGCGAGAGCACGGCGGCATGAGTAGTGTCAGGTTGACCTCGGGAGAAGCTAGCTCGAGAGAGAGGGGTATGGCTAACTGAAGAGCCAGGGAGATggttttaaattaattaagggCATAGTATAAGCGAGGCCCGTGAGCTATCCAGTTCGATCGGTTTGAAGCCTCGCACCAATCAAATTGTCGGATCTTGGCGAGTGGTGTTTGGTGCATTGTTAGGTCACCATCTACTATCAAATTATAGTTCTTAAATGTGGTGCGCGTACAAGTCGAGATGGATGGATACCAAATTATATGAAAACAACACTCTCCTTTCACTGGCCAATAGGGAATACTCCCTCTGATTCATTATAAGTGTAGCCATAattttccgtgtccaacgtttaactgtccgtcttatttgaatattttataaaaaaattttaaaagttaagtCACGCATtaagtaatattcatattttatcatttaataacaataaaaatactaattataaaaatatttcaaataaaacagatGATCAGAGTTAAGCACTGAAACCCATAACTAcgtatattatgagacggagggagtagttatgtATGTATTGATAATCCAAAGCATATTCCGAATGGGGCCGGGACTGTGATAGTGTGATGTGAGGCAGTGAGTGAGCGTGATACACTGCAGTATCGATCGTTGCCATTGCGGACCACTTTGGCAGCACAGCACAGGGCCGGGTAGAATGTTTCACGCGATGCCACGGCCCAGTCAACCCATTAGGGATCAGATCCAGCGAACCTACTCTCAAACTAACCTGGAGGGGAAAGAGTCCATTTCACATCCCTCATATAAGCGATTTTGAGCCGTTGGGGTTGAAGTATCGGACAAGTGTTGAACAAGAGGGAAAATTTTGTGTACATTTTGTTGGGCACGTAGATGTAGTAAGAGAAAGTTTAATGCTATGGTTATCTATTGGCTATTAGCTCATATTAAAACTAACATGTAGTAAGAGCAACTTTATAATAATACAAGTTAACTATATATTGGCTCATATTAGTGTAGTTCTACATTCCTTGTTTCTGGGGCTTTTGGAATCATCAACGTGTGATGTCGATTGTCGCCGAATGCCTAAATTACTTCCACGTCATGTGGCCAAATGTACTGAAGATGCAACGTTGTGGGCGGAGTGTCTCCGATTAGATGAGAGGCGGATTATATCCTCTTGGAAGGAGTTGCTTTCCTCCTCTCTACGCTAATGTAATCTCTATAATGAACGTTTTATATGTACTCTCTGCTCTCTTTTAATGCGAATTCATTTGGGGAAACTCTCCCCCAGGTgatctttctaaaaaaaaatattggctaTTAGCTCATATCAAAGTTTAATAGGTTAACTATAACTCTTTTTTTCTCACCATATAAATATTTTGGAGTATGTGTATAGCTAGCTCTTACACTTTTCTTTTCATCTTCCTTTCACATAAGTTTATAGCTAACTTATAATTAACTTATTATTATCTATGCTCTAAAAAGAGTACACAACCACTCATTTTACATTGGTATAGGCGTACTCGACACGCTAAAATTAAAGGGGCAAGACGGGAGCCAGAGTGACAGACATGATGCTAAAgtgctactccctctgtactattttaagtgcaaccatgagtttccATGTCTAattttgattgtccgtcttatttaaatttttttttataattagtatttttattgttatgagataataaaatatgaatagtactttacttgtgtctgcacttaaaataggacgaaGGAAGTATTTATTTTGAACATGCATAACGACACACGCATTCCGTGGACGCACGagcacagcacacacatatatacatgcagcGATCGAGCTGAAACTGACCATTCTACCACCAAGGAGGAGAAAGGAAgtaggcgaggacggcggcggcgaaccgaccggccgccggcggcgcaggcACGAGAGCGAGCAGGGAGACGCCGAGGAGCCACAGGAGGAGGCCGACGAATGCGCCGTGATGGTTGTGGCTGATACTACCCACGGACGCAAGCGCGCCACACAGCATGAGCGCGCGTCCGGCGTCGAGGAGGGCCAGCCGAACAGCCGCATCATCATCttggacgccgccgtcgtcgtcgtcgatggcaaccgccgcctcgccgcgctgctcgtGCTCACGCGGCAGGTGGTTGGCCATCGATCTCACCTCGTCGTGCCGGCCTTGTATTACTTCAGATCTCAATTGAGCTATATAGTTGTCTAGTTGCAGGTGGCGATGGTCGAGAGAAGGGGATGCATATTGGCTTATATATATACGGAGTACTCCACAAAGGAGGAAGCTGGGCCAAAGCCCTGAGGATACCGTCCTTTGTCAATCCTACTCAGCCACTCAAACTCAGGTCAGGTAAGTCCCCATCAATCACCTGACTCAGCCACATGCACACAGCACACTACATATACAAAATCTAAAGCTTAGCACATCCTTTCTCGGCAAATACCAGTGGTAGTTGGAGTAGTACATATCATTTGGATACGGTGATACAATAACAATATTATGCAAATGTCCACCAAAAATCTCTGTTAGAAAATTGTAAAATCTACCGGAAAGGGAAAGGCCAAATCAACGGTGTGGGATAAATATATGGTTCCACACGCACAGGCAGCATGCAAGAAGCAATTAGAAGTGCTAAATTAATAACCACACCCTTCTCTTTAATCGTACGTGTCCCAGTTTCGCCCACCTTTTGCCTCGCTTGGTAGCTCATTCTGGCCACTCCCAAAGCTaatccactttttttttctttccccttttACGTTTTCACCAGTACATACCAAGCACACACCTCAAAAAATAATGTCAAATTTTTGCTGCAAGACATTGTGACTCCGTGGTTTTAGCTATAGAACAACATATGGAGTGACTTTTGAAAAGGACACTtttaaaagttggatatttgatTGTGGACACAttacccattaaaataataattttcgatTAAGAGTAGAGAGAAATCGTGTGAACTATCAGAAATACCCCTATACCCACATGTTAGCTTtcccatctctcttctctctatcctctccttCCACACTACTTAGTCGGCGCCGCATCGCATCGCCTCCACGAGCCATGACTGacgccgttgtcgccgccgcggcttccGCCGGAGAGGACAACGTCGCGGCTTCTGCCGGAGAGGACGACGCCGCGTGGGAGAACGACATTGTGGCGGCCATGAAGAATGCCCCTTTCTCCACCCCCAAGCTAGGCCCT from Oryza glaberrima chromosome 6, OglaRS2, whole genome shotgun sequence includes these protein-coding regions:
- the LOC127775663 gene encoding uncharacterized protein LOC127775663 encodes the protein MIETAKDAADLEKAIGVMVDDAAQAEAMAGDQNEALVPADLLVQGGDAKKPNQHARKKWLRLWLIVVWVMILTNHFFIEGGHNVDAESNDLYFTLVMFIGLLCAICLMFRALK